A segment of the Candidatus Saccharibacteria bacterium genome:
TACAACCGCGACTCTAAAGGCAATTAAGCAAGAACTGCACAAAATTCAAACTCATAAGGTCGACGCTGTGGAGCTCAACAAAGTTAAACAACAGATGCGTGGCCGACTCATTATGGGTCTAGAGAGTAATGCGGCTGTGGCTGATATGTTGGGCGGCCAGCTCATTGTGTCTAATCGAACCTGGAGTTTAGAAGACATTTTGGCTAAAATAGATCACGTTACTCAAGCTGACGTGCAAGACGCGGCTAACAAGTACTTAGCTGCTGATGGCATTCGCCTGGCCATGATAGGCCCGCATAACGAGGCCGAAGTGTCACAGTTTGAAGCGATAATAAAGGAGTAATATGAAGACTATCCCACCAAATCCAAAGAGACTAAATGAGCTAAGGAAAGAAAAATCCATGGTCTTGATTAAGCCCGATGCAGTTGCCAGACACTTAGTGGGCGAAATATTGCAGCGTTTTGAGCGCAAGGGCTTTCGCATTGCTGCTATGAAGCTGGTTTTGCCAACCCGCAAACAGGCTGAAAAGCACTATACTGATAGTGAAGACTGGCTAACTGGTTCTGGCCAGCGCACTTATGATGGGTATATAGAGAAAGGCTTGAAACCACCCATGAAACCACGCGACCTGGGCTTGAATACTCGCCGTAGGTTAATTGAATCCTTATTGGTCGGCCCGCTTGTTGCCCTGGTTCTGGAGGGTCCACATGTAATCGAGGTGGTGCGCAAAATGCGCGGTGCCACTAGTCCTCAGTTGGCCGATGTCGGCACGATTGGCTTCGATTATTCCTTAGAAAGTTATGAGTTAGCCGATTCTGGCGACTGGGCCATTAAGAATATAATTCATGCCAGCGATAGTCCAGAAAACGCCAAGGTAGAGATTGCCAACTGGTTTAGCAAGTCCGAGCTATTCGAATACAAGACGGCCGCAGAAGACGTGTTATACAGTAAGAATTGGCATGACAAAAAGTAGGCAAATCGAAGTTGAGTTCAGAGCTCAGCTAAGCGAGACCGAACACGCTCGCATTAAAAAACATCTCGAGGAGCAGGGAAAACTCTTAAGTGAGCAAGACCAGGCTAGTTATTACTTTTACGACTCTGGTAAAGCCTTTAAGATGGTGCACGACAAAGACAAAGGTAGTATGCGCATCGCCCATAAGCTCAAAACCATACTTCAAGGCATCGATTTCGAAGAACTAGAAATTGTTATCGACCCCAAAGACATCGACACAGCTGTGCCAATGTTCAAAAGCTTGCTTGGCATAAATAGGGTAATTTACGACGAACAAAAGCGCTTTAATTACGAATACAAGGGGTTGGAGATTGCTCTCAAGTGGAGTGAGGGCTGGGGTCACCATATAGAGTTAGAAAAAGTTGTGAGCGAACAGGCCGATGTAGCCAAAGCCGAAGAAGAAATTAGATCTGTTGCCA
Coding sequences within it:
- a CDS encoding nucleoside-diphosphate kinase (catalyzes the formation of nucleoside triphosphate from ATP and nucleoside diphosphate), which produces MKTIPPNPKRLNELRKEKSMVLIKPDAVARHLVGEILQRFERKGFRIAAMKLVLPTRKQAEKHYTDSEDWLTGSGQRTYDGYIEKGLKPPMKPRDLGLNTRRRLIESLLVGPLVALVLEGPHVIEVVRKMRGATSPQLADVGTIGFDYSLESYELADSGDWAIKNIIHASDSPENAKVEIANWFSKSELFEYKTAAEDVLYSKNWHDKK
- a CDS encoding CYTH domain-containing protein; translation: MTKSRQIEVEFRAQLSETEHARIKKHLEEQGKLLSEQDQASYYFYDSGKAFKMVHDKDKGSMRIAHKLKTILQGIDFEELEIVIDPKDIDTAVPMFKSLLGINRVIYDEQKRFNYEYKGLEIALKWSEGWGHHIELEKVVSEQADVAKAEEEIRSVAKELGVELMTIADIKKLEDKILDKLERGDYKVAGYI